In Hemiscyllium ocellatum isolate sHemOce1 chromosome 5, sHemOce1.pat.X.cur, whole genome shotgun sequence, the following are encoded in one genomic region:
- the enkur gene encoding enkurin gives MDDEAPSECIYNLLPRPQPPPRQRLNYRSKQRNIVQKDWDSKKSAHKTMGLPKVEPPCPKHHLLKHSKEQKLPERKPYKVPVEGIKSSIPSDKPLMGLRTKKNFVQANVFDVQMAVPKKPVPIIVDTRKGNKILLEPSGLLPTLLYRKDFGKIPDYLIKQSEEEKKAQEEYDAYVKERIRQGSMKMLTEEERNSVLSGLKRNWAELNHAYQSLSILIDTHSKQMHKEVLETKMKKLEQDIDMFEKHKFIYIPRN, from the exons TTATCGTTCAAAACAACGGAACATTGTACAGAAAGACTGGGATTCTAAGAAATCAGCACACAAGACGATGGGTTTGCCCAAAGTTGAGCCTCCTTGTCCAAAGCACCATCTATTGAAGCATTCCAAGGAACAAAAGCTACCAGAAC GGAAACCTTACAAAGTTCCTGTAGAAGGAATTAAATCTTCTATCCCATCTGACAAACCACTAATGGGACTTCGCACCAAGAAAAACTTTGTTCAAGCCAACGTATTTGACGTTCAGATGGCAGTCCCCAAGAAACCTGTGCCAATCATTGTTGATACtagaaaaggaaataaaatcTTGTTGGAACCATCAGGGCTTCTTCCAACACTTCTCTACAGAAAG GACTTTGGTAAAATCCCAGATTATCTAATTAAGCAGTCTGAAGAGGAGAAGAAAGCACAAGAAGAATATGATGCCTATGTAAAAGAGCGTATACGACAAGGTTCCATGAAAATGTTGACTGAAGAGGAGCGGAACAGCGTGTTGTCG GGACTAAAGAGGAATTGGGCAGAGCTGAATCATGCCTATCAAAGTCTTTCCATTTTGATAGACACTCATTCGAAGCAAATGCACAAGGAAGTACTTGAAACCAAAATGAAAAAACTAGAACAGGACATTGACATGTTTGAGAAACATAAATTTATCTACATTCCACGAAACTAA